In Tachysurus vachellii isolate PV-2020 chromosome 1, HZAU_Pvac_v1, whole genome shotgun sequence, a genomic segment contains:
- the ncl gene encoding nucleolin isoform X1, whose protein sequence is MVKLAKGAKKQVKEAPPKKKAPPPPKQVEESSEEESDDEEEAPPPKAAVKKNATPAKAVKNGKAPAKKESDEESEEEAKVPVTKAAPAKKAAAESDEDEDDDDEEESEEEPPKKATPAKSAKATPLKAKATPAKKAESDDDDEDDDDDEESEEEAPPPKKAALAKPAAKAALAKPAAKAAPAKPAAKEESEEDEDDDDSEEEEEEMDTTPAPAKKAPVKKAKEESEEEDDDEEDDDEDEEDDDEEEAAPVTPGKRKADVKKDKETPPAKKTKADGEAFSLFMGNLNADKSFEEIKEGISRFFKKEGLDIQDVRLGGSKKFGYVDFGTEEELQQALGLSGKKFMGQAIKLDRARSKEDSQESKKERDARTLFVKNLPYSITSDELKEIFDQALDVRVPVGPNGSSRGIAYIEFKTEAIAEKMMEETQGSDVQGRSIMVDFTGAKSRQGGKGPASAPANKVLVVNNLAFSATEESLQSVFEKAVAIRIPQNNGRPKGYAFVEFENTDDAKEAMDSCNNTDIEGRSIRLEFSQSRGESGGRGGSGPTKTLFVKGLSDDTTDQTLRDAFEGAVAARIATDKDTGSCKGYGFVDFDSEEDCKAAKEAMDDAEIDGNRVTLDYAKPKGEGGRGGGRGGFGGGRGGFGGRGGFGGRGGGRGGFRGGRGGGGHRGGGRGGFRGGRGGGGGVKPQGKRIKFDD, encoded by the exons ATGGTGAAACTCGCGAAG GGGGCAAAGAAACAAGTGAAGGAAGCCCCACCAAAGAAAAAGGCTCCTCCACCTCCAAAGCAGGTTGAAGAGTCCAGTGAGGAGGAaagtgatgatgaagaagag GCTCCACCACCTAAAGCTGCAGTCAAGAAGAATGCCACTCCAGCAAAGGCAGTAAAAAATGGAAAAGCCCCTGCCAAGAAAGAAAGTGATGAGGAATCTG AGGAAGAGGCTAAAGTTCCAGTCACCAAAGCAGCTCCTGCCAAGAAAGCTGCTGCGGAatcagatgaggatgaggatgatgatgatgaagaagaatcTG AGGAGGAGCCACCCAAGAAGGCTACCCCAGCTAAATCAGCCAAGGCTACCCCTTTGAAGGCTAAAGCAACTCCTGCAAAGAAGGCGGAGTCTGATGATGACGACGAGGATGACGATGATG ATGAGGAATCAGAAGAGGAGGCTCCTCCGCCTAAAAAAGCAGCTCTAGCTAAACCTGCCGCTAAAGCAGCTCTAGCTAAACCTGCTGCTAAAGCAGCTCCAGCTAAACCTGCAGCTAAAGAGGAGtctgaggaggatgaggatgatgatg ATtcagaagaggaggaagaggaaatgGACACAACGCCTGCACCAGCTAAAAAAGCACCAGTgaagaaggccaaagaggaaTCTGAAGAGGAAGATGACGACGAGGAAGACGATGACGAAGacgaggaggatgatgatgaggaagaag CTGCTCCTGTAACTCCAGGAAAGAGAAAGGCTGATGTAAAGAAGGATAAAGAAACCCCACcagctaaaaaaacaaaagctgatGGTGaag ctTTCAGCTTGTTTATGGGCAACCTGAACGCAGATAAGAGCTTTGAAGAAATTAAAGAGGGCATCAGCAGATTCTTCAAGAAAGAGGGCCTTGATATTCAGGATGTTCGTCTTGGAGGGTCGAA GAAGTTTGGTTATGTTGACTTTGGCACAGAAGAAGAGCTTCAGCAAGCCCTTGGCCTCAGCGGGAAGAAGTTTATGGGTCAGGCGATCAAACTGGACCGAGCAAGAAGCAAAGAGGACTCTCAGGAAAGCAAAAAGG AGAGAGATGCCCGGACGCTGTTTGTCAAAAATCTGCCATACTCAATAACCTCAGATGAGCTTAAGGAGATTTTCGATCAAGCACTGGATGTCAGAGTACCTGTTGGTCCCAACGGCAGCAGCAGAGG AATTGCGTATATTGAGTTCAAGACAGAAGCAATTGCTGAGAAAATGATGGAGGAGACACAGGGTTCAGACGTTCAGGGCCGATCCATCATGGTGGACTTTACAGGTGCCAAAAGCCGACAGGGTGGCAAAGGACCAG CTTCTGCACCTGCAAACAAAGTTCTGGTTGTAAATAATCTAGCATTCAGTGCCACAGAGGAGTCTCTTCAGAGCGTGTTTGAGAAAGCTGTCGCTATCAGAATACCACAGAATAACGGCCGGCCAAAAGG ATATGCTTTTGTCGAGTTTGAAAACACAGATGACGCAAAGGAGGCCATGGATTCATGCAATAACACAGATATTGAAGGCAGGAGCATCAGACTGGAGTTCAGTCAGAGCAGAGGAGAGAGTGGAGGCCGAGGAGGATCAG gACCCACAAAAACACTGTTTGTTAAAGGCCTATCAGATGACACGACAGATCAAACCCTGAGGGATGCTTTTGAGGGTGCTGTTGCTGCCAGAATTGCTACAGATAAAGATACAGGATCATGTAAAGG GTATGGTTTTGTTGACTTTGACAGTGAGGAAGACTGCAAAGCAGCGAAGGAAGCGATGGACGATGCAGAGATAGACGGAAACAGAGTGACTCTGGACTACGCCAAACcaaaaggagaaggaggaagaggtggTGGACGTGGAGGGTTTGGAGGTGGCCGAGGAGGATTTGGAGGACGAGGAGGGTTTGGGGGAAGAGGAGGTGGAAGGGGTGGATTTAGAGGTGGGAGAGGAGGCGGTGGACACCGTGGTGGTGGTAGAGGAGGATTCAGAG GTGGCcgaggtggtggaggtggagtaaaACCTCAAGGAAAGAGGATCAAATTTGATGATTAA
- the ncl gene encoding nucleolin isoform X2 — MVKLAKGAKKQVKEAPPKKKAPPPPKQVEESSEEESDDEEAPPPKAAVKKNATPAKAVKNGKAPAKKESDEESEEEAKVPVTKAAPAKKAAAESDEDEDDDDEEESEEEPPKKATPAKSAKATPLKAKATPAKKAESDDDDEDDDDDEESEEEAPPPKKAALAKPAAKAALAKPAAKAAPAKPAAKEESEEDEDDDDSEEEEEEMDTTPAPAKKAPVKKAKEESEEEDDDEEDDDEDEEDDDEEEAAPVTPGKRKADVKKDKETPPAKKTKADGEAFSLFMGNLNADKSFEEIKEGISRFFKKEGLDIQDVRLGGSKKFGYVDFGTEEELQQALGLSGKKFMGQAIKLDRARSKEDSQESKKERDARTLFVKNLPYSITSDELKEIFDQALDVRVPVGPNGSSRGIAYIEFKTEAIAEKMMEETQGSDVQGRSIMVDFTGAKSRQGGKGPASAPANKVLVVNNLAFSATEESLQSVFEKAVAIRIPQNNGRPKGYAFVEFENTDDAKEAMDSCNNTDIEGRSIRLEFSQSRGESGGRGGSGPTKTLFVKGLSDDTTDQTLRDAFEGAVAARIATDKDTGSCKGYGFVDFDSEEDCKAAKEAMDDAEIDGNRVTLDYAKPKGEGGRGGGRGGFGGGRGGFGGRGGFGGRGGGRGGFRGGRGGGGHRGGGRGGFRGGRGGGGGVKPQGKRIKFDD; from the exons ATGGTGAAACTCGCGAAG GGGGCAAAGAAACAAGTGAAGGAAGCCCCACCAAAGAAAAAGGCTCCTCCACCTCCAAAGCAGGTTGAAGAGTCCAGTGAGGAGGAaagtgatgatgaaga GGCTCCACCACCTAAAGCTGCAGTCAAGAAGAATGCCACTCCAGCAAAGGCAGTAAAAAATGGAAAAGCCCCTGCCAAGAAAGAAAGTGATGAGGAATCTG AGGAAGAGGCTAAAGTTCCAGTCACCAAAGCAGCTCCTGCCAAGAAAGCTGCTGCGGAatcagatgaggatgaggatgatgatgatgaagaagaatcTG AGGAGGAGCCACCCAAGAAGGCTACCCCAGCTAAATCAGCCAAGGCTACCCCTTTGAAGGCTAAAGCAACTCCTGCAAAGAAGGCGGAGTCTGATGATGACGACGAGGATGACGATGATG ATGAGGAATCAGAAGAGGAGGCTCCTCCGCCTAAAAAAGCAGCTCTAGCTAAACCTGCCGCTAAAGCAGCTCTAGCTAAACCTGCTGCTAAAGCAGCTCCAGCTAAACCTGCAGCTAAAGAGGAGtctgaggaggatgaggatgatgatg ATtcagaagaggaggaagaggaaatgGACACAACGCCTGCACCAGCTAAAAAAGCACCAGTgaagaaggccaaagaggaaTCTGAAGAGGAAGATGACGACGAGGAAGACGATGACGAAGacgaggaggatgatgatgaggaagaag CTGCTCCTGTAACTCCAGGAAAGAGAAAGGCTGATGTAAAGAAGGATAAAGAAACCCCACcagctaaaaaaacaaaagctgatGGTGaag ctTTCAGCTTGTTTATGGGCAACCTGAACGCAGATAAGAGCTTTGAAGAAATTAAAGAGGGCATCAGCAGATTCTTCAAGAAAGAGGGCCTTGATATTCAGGATGTTCGTCTTGGAGGGTCGAA GAAGTTTGGTTATGTTGACTTTGGCACAGAAGAAGAGCTTCAGCAAGCCCTTGGCCTCAGCGGGAAGAAGTTTATGGGTCAGGCGATCAAACTGGACCGAGCAAGAAGCAAAGAGGACTCTCAGGAAAGCAAAAAGG AGAGAGATGCCCGGACGCTGTTTGTCAAAAATCTGCCATACTCAATAACCTCAGATGAGCTTAAGGAGATTTTCGATCAAGCACTGGATGTCAGAGTACCTGTTGGTCCCAACGGCAGCAGCAGAGG AATTGCGTATATTGAGTTCAAGACAGAAGCAATTGCTGAGAAAATGATGGAGGAGACACAGGGTTCAGACGTTCAGGGCCGATCCATCATGGTGGACTTTACAGGTGCCAAAAGCCGACAGGGTGGCAAAGGACCAG CTTCTGCACCTGCAAACAAAGTTCTGGTTGTAAATAATCTAGCATTCAGTGCCACAGAGGAGTCTCTTCAGAGCGTGTTTGAGAAAGCTGTCGCTATCAGAATACCACAGAATAACGGCCGGCCAAAAGG ATATGCTTTTGTCGAGTTTGAAAACACAGATGACGCAAAGGAGGCCATGGATTCATGCAATAACACAGATATTGAAGGCAGGAGCATCAGACTGGAGTTCAGTCAGAGCAGAGGAGAGAGTGGAGGCCGAGGAGGATCAG gACCCACAAAAACACTGTTTGTTAAAGGCCTATCAGATGACACGACAGATCAAACCCTGAGGGATGCTTTTGAGGGTGCTGTTGCTGCCAGAATTGCTACAGATAAAGATACAGGATCATGTAAAGG GTATGGTTTTGTTGACTTTGACAGTGAGGAAGACTGCAAAGCAGCGAAGGAAGCGATGGACGATGCAGAGATAGACGGAAACAGAGTGACTCTGGACTACGCCAAACcaaaaggagaaggaggaagaggtggTGGACGTGGAGGGTTTGGAGGTGGCCGAGGAGGATTTGGAGGACGAGGAGGGTTTGGGGGAAGAGGAGGTGGAAGGGGTGGATTTAGAGGTGGGAGAGGAGGCGGTGGACACCGTGGTGGTGGTAGAGGAGGATTCAGAG GTGGCcgaggtggtggaggtggagtaaaACCTCAAGGAAAGAGGATCAAATTTGATGATTAA